One Streptomyces sp. NBC_00536 genomic window carries:
- a CDS encoding AfsR/SARP family transcriptional regulator — translation MRIQVLGPLSAEVNGGSIVPTAGKPRQVLSLLALYPGRVMPVPTLMEEIWGTQPPQSALTTLQTYILQLRRRLGTAMGPDAPGGAKEVLATRHGGYLLQIPEESVDVHDYERLIREGQTAFETGDSQVSAARFKAALDLWRGPALVDVRVGPILDIEVMRLEESRLVTVERRIDADLRLGRHAELIAELTELTARHPQHEGLHSQVMVALYRSGRQASALEVYRKLRMRLIEDLGVEPSPQLQRLHQAMLSVDPQLDVFAGPRHTSTFDLFAA, via the coding sequence GTGAGGATTCAGGTTCTGGGTCCGTTGAGTGCCGAGGTCAACGGGGGATCCATCGTTCCGACCGCGGGTAAACCACGGCAGGTTCTGTCACTGCTCGCGCTCTATCCGGGGCGCGTCATGCCGGTCCCCACCCTCATGGAGGAGATCTGGGGGACCCAGCCGCCGCAGAGCGCGCTGACCACCCTCCAGACGTACATCCTCCAGTTACGCAGACGCCTGGGCACCGCGATGGGCCCCGACGCGCCCGGTGGCGCCAAAGAGGTACTGGCCACCCGGCACGGCGGCTACCTGCTGCAGATCCCCGAAGAGAGCGTCGACGTACACGATTACGAGCGCCTGATCCGCGAGGGCCAGACGGCCTTCGAGACGGGCGACAGCCAGGTCTCGGCGGCCCGCTTCAAGGCCGCGCTGGACCTGTGGCGCGGACCGGCCCTGGTCGACGTACGCGTGGGACCGATCCTCGACATCGAGGTGATGCGCCTGGAGGAGAGCCGGCTCGTCACCGTGGAACGGCGGATCGACGCCGACCTGCGCCTCGGCCGGCACGCCGAACTCATCGCCGAACTCACCGAACTGACCGCGCGCCACCCCCAGCACGAGGGACTGCACTCCCAGGTGATGGTCGCGCTCTACCGCTCGGGCCGACAGGCCTCGGCACTGGAGGTGTACCGCAAGCTGCGCATGCGGCTGATCGAGGACCTGGGCGTGGAGCCCTCCCCGCAGTTGCAGCGCCTGCACCAGGCGATGCTGTCCGTGGACCCGCAGCTCGACGTCTTCGCGGGCCCCCGGCACACCTCGACCTTCGACCTCTTCGCCGCCTGA
- a CDS encoding 4'-phosphopantetheinyl transferase family protein, translating into MNAATTVNAATVTSATTATSAPRAPGGTNRQQLVEAAAAQGPTAEAVTLWLCPNDEVSPALASLLAGHWLDAHEHKTAGKFLFERDRSQYLIAHTLVRRALSLEAGLSEAELVIWRSARGRPFLRPSPDALPRGGAQLDFNLSHAGGYNLLGIVRHQRIGVDVERMDDRDAQAITTIVRTFAPEERDWVDTLPPGRERDRRALRVWTLKEAYSKARGLGLGLPFDSFVFTMDDERGVRAFAPPEDDTARPWWFIELEPVPGVLVAVAVPADPGQDAVIQLNHGFPWSRSAPQSFPLPDPVGGIQASVPA; encoded by the coding sequence ATGAACGCCGCCACGACGGTGAACGCCGCGACGGTGACCAGCGCCACGACGGCAACCAGCGCCCCGCGAGCGCCCGGCGGCACCAACCGGCAGCAACTGGTCGAGGCGGCCGCCGCCCAGGGCCCCACCGCCGAGGCGGTCACCCTGTGGCTGTGCCCCAACGACGAGGTCAGTCCGGCCCTGGCCAGTCTGCTGGCCGGGCACTGGCTGGACGCCCACGAGCACAAGACCGCGGGCAAGTTCCTCTTCGAGCGGGACCGCAGCCAGTACCTGATCGCCCACACGCTGGTGCGCCGCGCCCTGTCCCTGGAGGCGGGCCTGTCCGAGGCCGAGCTGGTCATCTGGCGCTCCGCCCGCGGGCGGCCGTTCCTGCGGCCCTCCCCCGACGCCCTGCCGCGCGGCGGCGCCCAGCTGGACTTCAACCTCTCGCACGCGGGCGGCTACAACCTGCTCGGCATCGTGCGCCACCAGCGCATCGGCGTGGACGTGGAGCGGATGGACGACCGCGACGCCCAGGCCATCACCACCATCGTGCGCACCTTCGCGCCCGAGGAGCGCGACTGGGTGGACACCCTGCCCCCGGGGCGCGAGCGCGACCGGCGCGCGCTGCGCGTGTGGACGCTCAAGGAGGCGTACTCCAAGGCCCGCGGCCTGGGTCTCGGACTGCCCTTCGACAGCTTCGTGTTCACGATGGACGACGAGCGCGGTGTGCGCGCCTTCGCCCCGCCGGAGGACGACACGGCCCGCCCCTGGTGGTTCATCGAGCTGGAGCCGGTCCCCGGCGTCCTGGTCGCCGTCGCGGTCCCCGCCGACCCCGGGCAGGACGCGGTGATCCAGCTGAACCACGGCTTCCCGTGGAGCCGCAGCGCCCCCCAGAGTTTTCCGCTCCCGGATCCGGTCGGCGGAATCCAGGCATCCGTTCCCGCGTGA
- a CDS encoding beta-ketoacyl [acyl carrier protein] synthase domain-containing protein — translation MAAWATPPDRNTPPAAGPAPGHEPATVPGQGNTPGTAPIPDQNPRLLNGVAAFDPDLFGLDPATAAALDPQERLLLESARQVLEGAGYAGARLDALGSPDGATASRSVGVFTAVTSHDYSLLAPAGTPYGDPAGRLSRLLDLRGPSQSVDTGASSFLTAVHHALAALRAGECAAALVGAAELRLHPGRLRPGDGEGVAAVLLRPLSAARADGDRVQAVVLSSAVGHPGRGPHAPLRERLAQRALATARIPAAAVALTEDSRSAARSVGRAGAATGAAALARAVLQLRHATLLPDPARSGGRAQPAPWPAGAPRRALVGVHEDGEPQAVLVLAEAPAPAPAPEQPAPEPGGGPRLVLLSAPTPAHLTATAGRLARWLTSPAGAARGAVCDLDAVAGELRSGRAPMDCRLAVVATDVPELASALAAFAAPGGLPEADGLPYAPPVRSADLRTAHARDPLLLGDLGETRAYVDALWRGDRLEQLTRLWLAGVDVLVTDTAPGAGPRPVLDLPTTASRPRPFWLPAPPDTARAERGDLA, via the coding sequence ATGGCCGCCTGGGCCACGCCCCCGGACCGGAATACGCCCCCGGCCGCAGGCCCGGCCCCGGGCCACGAACCCGCCACCGTCCCCGGCCAGGGGAACACACCGGGTACCGCTCCGATCCCGGACCAGAACCCCCGCCTCCTCAACGGAGTAGCCGCCTTCGACCCCGACCTCTTCGGCCTGGACCCCGCCACCGCCGCCGCGCTCGATCCGCAGGAGCGGCTGCTGTTGGAGAGCGCCCGGCAGGTGCTGGAGGGCGCCGGTTACGCCGGGGCCCGCCTCGACGCCCTCGGCTCCCCCGACGGCGCCACCGCGTCCCGCAGCGTCGGCGTCTTCACCGCCGTCACCTCCCACGACTACTCCCTGCTGGCCCCCGCGGGGACCCCGTACGGCGACCCCGCCGGGCGGCTCTCCCGGCTGCTGGACCTGCGCGGCCCCAGCCAGAGCGTGGACACCGGCGCCTCCTCCTTCCTGACCGCCGTGCACCACGCGCTGGCCGCCCTGCGCGCGGGCGAGTGCGCGGCCGCCCTCGTCGGCGCCGCCGAACTGCGCCTGCACCCCGGCCGCCTGCGCCCCGGTGACGGCGAGGGGGTCGCCGCCGTCCTGCTGCGCCCGCTGTCCGCCGCCCGCGCGGACGGAGACCGGGTTCAGGCCGTGGTCCTGTCCAGCGCGGTCGGCCACCCGGGTCGCGGTCCGCACGCCCCGCTGCGGGAGCGCCTCGCCCAACGGGCCCTGGCCACCGCCCGGATCCCCGCCGCCGCCGTCGCCCTGACCGAGGACTCCCGCAGCGCGGCGCGCTCCGTGGGCCGGGCCGGGGCCGCGACCGGCGCGGCCGCGCTCGCCCGGGCCGTCTTGCAGCTGCGCCACGCCACCCTGCTCCCGGACCCGGCGCGCTCCGGCGGCCGGGCCCAGCCCGCCCCCTGGCCGGCCGGTGCGCCCCGCCGCGCCCTGGTCGGCGTACACGAGGACGGCGAGCCGCAGGCCGTCCTCGTCCTGGCGGAGGCCCCGGCCCCGGCACCCGCCCCGGAACAACCCGCCCCGGAGCCCGGCGGCGGCCCCCGCCTGGTGCTGCTGTCGGCGCCCACCCCCGCGCACCTCACCGCCACCGCCGGGCGGCTCGCCCGCTGGCTGACCTCCCCCGCCGGGGCCGCCCGCGGCGCGGTCTGCGATCTGGACGCGGTGGCGGGCGAACTGCGCTCCGGCCGGGCCCCGATGGACTGCCGCCTCGCCGTCGTCGCCACCGACGTGCCGGAGCTGGCGAGCGCCCTGGCCGCCTTCGCCGCGCCCGGCGGGCTCCCGGAGGCGGACGGCCTCCCGTACGCGCCCCCCGTCCGCAGCGCGGACCTCCGCACCGCGCACGCCCGTGACCCGCTGCTGCTGGGCGATCTCGGCGAGACCCGCGCGTACGTCGACGCCCTCTGGCGGGGCGACCGGCTGGAGCAGCTGACCCGGCTGTGGCTGGCCGGGGTCGACGTCCTGGTCACCGACACGGCACCCGGCGCCGGCCCGCGGCCCGTCCTCGACCTGCCGACGACCGCGTCCCGCCCCCGCCCCTTCTGGCTGCCCGCCCCGCCGGATACGGCCCGCGCCGAGCGGGGAGACCTCGCATGA